One Methanobacterium sp. genomic region harbors:
- a CDS encoding ABC transporter ATP-binding protein, with protein MENKAEINFKEEFGTEIEKNEKLYGAEVDVMTYSIDGTEKKRETDALLKVQDISLSFTQYTSGLRRTELNVISNLSIEVRSGEILAVVGSSGSGKSLLAHAILGILPSNATLKGKIKYNGHELTQSKKEKLRGKEIALIPQSVNYLDPLMRISDQVIGDIEEEDKKLMKNLQRKIFQRYDLKPEVDRMLPHELSGGMARRVLVSTAIMSSANLIIADEPTPGLDEKTLNETLNYFKDMADNGCAVILITHDIEAALKISDKIAVFYAGTVLEVANVEDFSSDGENLRHPYTRALWNALPQNGFHTIHGHQPMQDEIIEGCVFYERCSKKNDLCSKVTPPLRDVNRGIVRCNNILSKEEISSDAHMFYGSKLKMPIKEVKEV; from the coding sequence ATGGAAAATAAAGCTGAAATAAATTTTAAAGAGGAATTTGGCACTGAAATTGAAAAAAACGAAAAATTATATGGTGCCGAAGTTGATGTCATGACATACAGTATTGATGGTACTGAAAAAAAGAGAGAAACAGATGCTTTACTAAAAGTACAGGATATTTCACTTTCATTCACCCAGTACACTTCAGGGCTTAGAAGAACTGAATTAAATGTAATCTCTAATTTAAGCATAGAAGTGCGCAGCGGCGAAATTTTAGCTGTTGTCGGGTCAAGTGGATCTGGCAAAAGTCTTCTGGCCCATGCAATTTTGGGAATTTTACCTTCAAATGCTACACTTAAAGGTAAAATAAAATATAATGGTCATGAACTTACTCAAAGTAAAAAAGAGAAGCTTAGAGGTAAAGAAATTGCCCTGATTCCCCAGTCCGTAAATTATTTGGATCCTTTAATGAGGATTTCAGACCAGGTAATAGGAGATATAGAGGAAGAAGATAAAAAATTAATGAAAAATCTCCAGAGAAAAATTTTTCAGAGATATGACCTGAAACCAGAAGTTGACAGAATGCTTCCGCATGAGCTATCCGGGGGCATGGCAAGGCGAGTACTAGTTTCTACGGCCATAATGAGTTCTGCAAATCTCATAATCGCGGATGAACCCACACCAGGGTTAGATGAAAAAACTTTAAACGAAACATTGAACTATTTCAAAGATATGGCAGATAACGGATGTGCTGTTATACTTATAACTCATGATATAGAAGCAGCATTGAAAATATCTGATAAAATTGCAGTATTTTATGCAGGAACTGTTTTAGAAGTAGCTAATGTGGAAGATTTCAGCAGTGATGGTGAAAATTTAAGACATCCCTACACCAGGGCCCTGTGGAATGCACTTCCCCAGAATGGATTTCATACAATTCATGGACACCAGCCGATGCAGGATGAAATCATAGAAGGATGTGTTTTTTACGAAAGGTGCTCTAAAAAGAATGATCTTTGTTCCAAAGTTACTCCCCCATTAAGAGATGTCAACAGGGGCATAGTCAGGTGTAACAACATACTATCTAAAGAAGAAATTTCTAGTGATGCCCATATGTTTTACGGGTCCAAACTGAAGATGCCCATAAAAGAAGTTAAAGAGGTGTAA
- a CDS encoding ATP-binding cassette domain-containing protein: protein MRLKGENISFGYKKNNWILNNINISLKSGEVLGLIGDSGSGKSTLCKILSGYENNYHGNVTINRKEIPVNGYHPVQLVFQHPEKAVNPKWKMKNILNEGYTVPQDILDSFGIKKKWLNRWPSELSGGELQRFALARALGPKTKFLIADEITTMVDAITQAQIWNTILDIAEEQNIGVLVVSHEKNLIKQLCHDILYLDNINNV from the coding sequence GTGCGCCTTAAAGGTGAAAATATAAGTTTTGGATATAAAAAAAATAACTGGATTTTAAATAATATTAATATATCATTAAAAAGTGGCGAAGTACTTGGCCTCATTGGGGACAGCGGGAGTGGGAAATCAACCCTGTGTAAAATATTATCAGGTTATGAAAATAATTATCATGGAAACGTGACCATAAATAGAAAAGAAATTCCAGTAAATGGATATCATCCAGTGCAGCTTGTCTTTCAACATCCTGAAAAAGCTGTGAACCCTAAATGGAAAATGAAAAACATTTTAAACGAAGGGTATACTGTTCCACAAGATATCCTGGATTCATTTGGAATAAAAAAGAAATGGCTAAATAGGTGGCCCAGTGAGCTTTCTGGTGGGGAACTTCAGAGATTTGCACTTGCAAGGGCATTAGGACCTAAAACTAAATTTTTAATAGCCGATGAAATAACAACAATGGTAGATGCAATTACTCAGGCTCAGATATGGAATACAATTCTGGACATAGCAGAAGAGCAAAATATTGGAGTACTGGTTGTGAGCCATGAAAAAAATTTAATTAAACAGTTGTGCCATGATATCCTTTATCTGGATAACATCAACAATGTTTAA
- a CDS encoding DUF364 domain-containing protein, producing the protein MKEMKLLDDLISAVQGENAVAEDVRVGASWTGVKGRYGGVCKTYGIPVPHGNYTKDLGKLNEKSTLELAEYARSWNFVEASIGVAALNSMVKVKGKTGVNAIDIVLETCENKKVTMVGKFPRIPEIKALAKELWVLEMNPCLLNVKKGIINATAAEYVIPDSDIVIVTGSTLINKTMERVLELCRMADAYTIVMGPSTTMSDVLFDYGADMLAGVEITRPDALLNTISQSGGMINSRVCGDELVFRVMEV; encoded by the coding sequence ATGAAGGAAATGAAACTTTTAGACGATCTTATATCAGCGGTACAGGGCGAAAACGCGGTTGCAGAAGACGTGAGAGTCGGCGCCTCATGGACTGGCGTTAAAGGCCGGTACGGCGGAGTATGCAAAACTTACGGGATTCCAGTACCCCACGGCAACTACACCAAGGACCTTGGAAAGCTCAATGAAAAAAGCACTTTAGAACTTGCAGAATATGCCCGTTCATGGAATTTCGTGGAAGCAAGTATTGGAGTAGCTGCATTAAATTCCATGGTAAAAGTTAAGGGTAAAACAGGAGTAAACGCCATTGATATAGTACTTGAGACATGTGAAAATAAAAAAGTCACCATGGTGGGTAAATTTCCACGTATCCCTGAAATTAAAGCACTTGCCAAAGAACTGTGGGTTTTGGAAATGAATCCATGTCTTTTAAACGTTAAAAAGGGAATAATAAACGCAACAGCGGCAGAATATGTAATCCCAGACAGCGATATCGTGATTGTAACCGGTTCTACACTTATAAATAAAACCATGGAACGTGTACTGGAGCTGTGCAGGATGGCAGATGCTTACACCATAGTTATGGGGCCGAGTACTACCATGAGCGATGTTTTATTTGATTACGGTGCAGATATGCTTGCAGGTGTGGAAATAACCAGGCCTGATGCCCTGCTTAACACCATAAGCCAGAGTGGAGGCATGATAAACTCCAGAGTCTGTGGAGATGAGCTTGTTTTCAGAGTCATGGAAGTTTAA
- a CDS encoding class I SAM-dependent methyltransferase, protein MKTDPHKMDKRSKTIFKDVYPQIADQIIRRCGIKKGTCIDVGSGPGALAVALSKVTDLNIYSLDISAQMNGIAKKNIVEEGLQYRIFPVNGDVCKLPFPNGFADLVISRGSIFFWENKETAFREICRVLKPGGWAYIGGGFGSKTLKNKIRQSVNTGRTDHINIPKISITGLKLILNRVPIKDYHILNDNSGLWILFKK, encoded by the coding sequence ATGAAAACTGACCCCCATAAGATGGATAAAAGATCCAAGACCATTTTTAAAGATGTTTATCCCCAGATAGCAGACCAGATCATCAGGAGGTGCGGGATTAAGAAGGGAACCTGCATCGACGTTGGATCTGGCCCAGGCGCACTTGCAGTTGCTCTTTCTAAAGTAACCGACTTAAACATATATTCCCTTGATATCTCAGCCCAAATGAACGGGATTGCAAAGAAAAATATCGTAGAAGAGGGGCTGCAGTACAGGATATTCCCTGTTAACGGTGATGTTTGCAAACTTCCCTTCCCCAATGGTTTTGCAGATTTAGTTATAAGCAGGGGCTCAATTTTCTTCTGGGAAAATAAAGAAACAGCTTTCAGGGAGATATGCCGTGTTTTAAAGCCGGGAGGCTGGGCCTACATTGGGGGCGGATTTGGAAGTAAAACACTTAAAAATAAAATAAGACAATCAGTAAATACAGGCAGAACAGATCATATTAATATACCCAAAATTAGCATCACAGGGCTAAAATTGATATTAAACCGGGTCCCTATTAAAGACTACCACATATTAAATGACAATTCAGGCCTGTGGATTCTGTTTAAAAAATAA
- a CDS encoding FmdE family protein has translation MESMEDIINNVKDPETKKDLEKIIKFHGYLSSGAYIGYQMLNIAKRELDIKDDERIFVTCETLNCVPDAFQILRTPTVGNKGVKILDYDKMAVTINRSADKGETHMKGIRIFLDPKKTEKYPLLHDWFMNYKKVRHEEVLPILMEAGEDLYSWEMVEIEVPQKKKKNVLICKMCGESFISWDNSPVCIPCSQKKA, from the coding sequence ATGGAAAGTATGGAAGATATTATAAATAATGTAAAAGACCCTGAAACCAAAAAGGATTTAGAGAAGATCATCAAATTTCACGGCTATTTAAGCTCAGGGGCATATATAGGGTACCAGATGTTGAATATAGCAAAAAGAGAGCTTGATATAAAGGACGATGAGAGAATTTTTGTTACCTGCGAAACATTGAACTGTGTTCCAGACGCATTTCAGATTTTAAGAACTCCTACCGTTGGTAACAAAGGCGTGAAAATTCTTGATTACGATAAAATGGCCGTGACCATAAATAGATCCGCAGATAAAGGCGAAACGCATATGAAAGGCATAAGGATATTTTTAGACCCTAAAAAGACTGAAAAATATCCGCTGCTGCACGACTGGTTTATGAACTATAAAAAGGTGCGCCACGAAGAAGTTTTACCCATTTTAATGGAAGCAGGCGAAGACCTATATTCATGGGAAATGGTTGAAATTGAAGTCCCGCAAAAGAAGAAAAAGAACGTTTTAATATGCAAGATGTGCGGTGAATCATTTATTTCATGGGATAACAGCCCAGTATGTATACCCTGTTCACAAAAAAAGGCTTGA
- a CDS encoding ribbon-helix-helix domain-containing protein: MERQITMKLPEDMYNDLKELSSKKDNIPLGNLIRRAIDDYLRKNRMKGNL; encoded by the coding sequence GTGGAAAGACAGATTACAATGAAACTTCCAGAAGACATGTATAACGACTTGAAAGAACTGTCCTCAAAAAAAGATAATATTCCCCTTGGAAATCTTATTAGAAGAGCTATTGATGATTATTTAAGAAAAAATAGAATGAAAGGAAATTTGTGA
- a CDS encoding class I SAM-dependent methyltransferase — protein MSSDTGLFPSNGHRIQGRSTESFIDAHDVLSRLNFKGNEVFADIGCGDGHVSMEAYDMLDDEATIYSVDVFGPSIEDMEKEVEEKGIKNIIPIQSDVADHIAIEDNTVDICLLVNVFHHFVGVEKTDEAIEELKRIIKPEGKIAVMDYKKEDTGYGPPVRVKSSPEEMEEMFAKHGLKMVQLDTEAGEDLEHGKSHYIITFGK, from the coding sequence ATGTCAAGCGATACAGGATTATTTCCATCTAACGGGCACCGTATTCAGGGAAGATCAACAGAATCTTTTATAGATGCCCACGATGTGCTTTCAAGATTGAATTTTAAAGGAAATGAAGTTTTTGCAGATATTGGCTGCGGTGACGGTCATGTATCTATGGAAGCGTATGATATGCTGGACGATGAGGCAACCATATATTCTGTAGATGTATTTGGACCTTCCATTGAAGATATGGAAAAAGAAGTTGAGGAGAAGGGAATAAAAAATATTATTCCAATCCAGTCTGATGTAGCGGACCACATAGCTATCGAGGATAACACTGTAGATATATGCCTTCTGGTCAATGTTTTCCACCATTTTGTAGGAGTAGAAAAAACTGATGAGGCCATTGAGGAACTTAAAAGAATTATAAAGCCCGAAGGAAAAATAGCAGTTATGGACTATAAAAAAGAGGATACTGGATACGGACCTCCTGTAAGGGTCAAAAGCAGCCCGGAAGAAATGGAAGAAATGTTTGCAAAACACGGCTTAAAAATGGTGCAGCTTGATACTGAAGCAGGGGAAGACCTTGAACACGGTAAATCCCATTACATCATAACATTTGGAAAATAA
- a CDS encoding right-handed parallel beta-helix repeat-containing protein, with amino-acid sequence MYATSLEPVSAASTSITSTMTSSEIQSAIDSASAGDTINFLGKVYENIQLNINKTLNIVTSAGTVLTGSDPNSAVFLINGPQASGTQISGFNITCPGSGILINNTSGVTLSGDNINSTGTSVTVNQSSNTVIKNVSAAGSSTGINVSNSANTKITGSNITNNRERGVGIYNSNNTSINNSIINGNGNSSTSGYSSDGGAVYVKGSNGVKITGNQIKGNSQGITTTDSSNVDITNNTITDNYRNGILLNGTVKNITIKSNDIERNGNGIVLNYTTCQNISIRGNLIKSSVIRSGEDSGNGISFGSGYTSNSGTIEHNVIYENSAMDVNAKYAQVMPHIGSNWYGNKSHLCSCVTYDPNIQMRIVRTGANNYTVQFYNGITGELVTDLPSIPVIFTAGNFSKTVMTQNGIATVVFNNLTNGSVISNIYGANASIAYDSIIINHPNGIEDPNSGGNGGGSGSISAVKPTSSANYKSGWYNKNLIIKLSMNKTGTIYYTTNGATPTTSSKKYTGAFTISSTATLKFIAVDKAGNKSPIYTAKYIIDKTRPYVKSMYPKKSSTGISRSKILYLKFSENLKTSINWSKVYIKNLKTGKKVALSKVIKNNVLYLKTGKRSAYTWYQIYIPAAAIKDAAGNNGIGYTWKFKTGKY; translated from the coding sequence ATGTATGCTACTTCATTAGAACCTGTATCAGCTGCAAGCACCAGTATAACTTCAACCATGACCAGTTCAGAGATCCAGTCTGCAATAGACAGCGCTTCTGCTGGAGACACCATAAACTTCCTTGGAAAGGTTTACGAGAACATACAGCTGAACATCAACAAGACATTAAACATTGTAACCAGTGCAGGAACTGTTTTAACTGGATCTGACCCTAATTCGGCCGTATTTTTAATTAACGGCCCCCAGGCTTCCGGAACCCAAATAAGCGGTTTCAACATTACATGCCCTGGTTCAGGGATACTCATAAACAACACCAGCGGCGTGACCCTTTCAGGGGATAACATAAATTCAACTGGTACCTCAGTTACAGTTAACCAGAGCTCAAACACTGTAATTAAAAATGTTTCTGCAGCCGGCTCTTCCACTGGAATTAATGTTTCAAACAGTGCAAATACCAAAATTACAGGAAGTAACATCACAAATAACAGGGAAAGAGGAGTTGGAATCTATAACTCCAATAACACCAGCATCAATAATTCCATTATAAACGGCAACGGGAACAGCAGCACTTCTGGTTACTCATCTGATGGAGGCGCGGTGTATGTGAAAGGTTCAAATGGTGTTAAAATCACAGGCAATCAAATTAAAGGAAACAGCCAGGGAATAACCACAACAGATTCATCCAACGTTGACATAACCAACAACACAATAACTGACAACTACAGGAATGGTATACTGCTCAACGGGACTGTAAAAAATATTACAATAAAAAGTAACGACATAGAACGAAACGGCAACGGAATTGTACTTAACTATACTACATGCCAAAATATCAGTATCCGCGGGAATTTGATAAAAAGCTCAGTAATAAGGTCCGGAGAAGATTCAGGTAATGGAATTTCATTTGGTTCTGGCTACACCAGCAATTCTGGAACCATAGAGCATAATGTTATTTATGAAAATAGCGCCATGGATGTGAATGCAAAATATGCACAGGTCATGCCCCATATAGGTTCAAACTGGTACGGGAACAAATCACACCTCTGCTCATGTGTTACCTACGACCCCAATATACAAATGAGGATAGTAAGGACAGGGGCAAATAATTATACTGTGCAGTTTTATAACGGCATTACAGGTGAGTTGGTAACAGATTTACCCTCCATTCCAGTAATATTTACTGCAGGTAACTTTTCAAAAACCGTTATGACCCAAAATGGGATAGCCACTGTAGTTTTTAATAATCTAACTAACGGCAGTGTAATCAGTAACATTTATGGAGCTAACGCATCTATTGCATATGACTCAATTATAATAAATCATCCCAACGGAATAGAGGACCCTAACTCTGGAGGAAACGGTGGTGGTTCTGGAAGTATTTCTGCAGTCAAGCCTACATCAAGTGCTAATTACAAAAGCGGATGGTACAACAAAAACCTGATCATCAAACTCTCAATGAACAAAACTGGAACCATATACTACACCACCAATGGGGCTACACCAACTACAAGCAGCAAAAAATACACCGGAGCATTCACCATAAGCTCTACCGCAACCCTGAAATTCATAGCAGTAGACAAAGCAGGAAACAAATCACCAATCTACACCGCAAAATATATCATAGACAAAACAAGACCATACGTAAAATCAATGTACCCTAAAAAAAGCAGCACAGGCATTTCCAGGTCAAAAATACTCTACCTTAAATTCAGCGAAAACCTCAAAACCAGCATAAACTGGTCTAAAGTGTACATCAAAAACTTAAAAACAGGTAAAAAAGTAGCATTAAGCAAAGTGATCAAAAACAATGTTTTATACCTTAAAACAGGTAAACGGTCTGCTTACACATGGTACCAGATCTACATTCCAGCAGCAGCAATTAAAGACGCTGCAGGAAATAACGGTATTGGCTACACATGGAAGTTTAAAACAGGGAAATATTAA
- a CDS encoding Ig-like domain-containing protein, translated as MRRNTTIFIILLVAGLFLLGTVSAASAAAQTTDKTAPKISSFYPKSSATGVSRTNTLYVKFSENVKAGSNWSKIYVKNLKTGKKVAVSKSISGNVLYLKTGTRTSYTWYQIYIPSAAVKDGANNSLTKYKTWKFKTGTAATTIIDKGIKNVTVQKDVFYHVYNWTTYRYSSYNVKTFLTNTTYLLGTPYMVVKDVINIKKVGTNKLMVAEAVTSASEKTTTYTNYYRYSGANAVNFYNYIFKKYFLKPYMT; from the coding sequence ATGAGGCGAAATACAACAATATTTATTATCCTGCTGGTTGCAGGGCTGTTCCTGTTAGGCACAGTATCTGCAGCAAGTGCAGCAGCCCAGACTACAGACAAGACCGCGCCCAAAATAAGTTCATTTTACCCTAAAAGCAGTGCCACAGGGGTTTCCAGGACAAATACGCTCTACGTTAAGTTCAGCGAGAACGTCAAAGCAGGGTCAAACTGGTCTAAAATATACGTTAAAAACCTTAAAACAGGTAAAAAGGTTGCAGTGAGCAAATCCATAAGCGGTAATGTTTTATACCTTAAAACAGGTACAAGGACTTCCTACACATGGTACCAGATTTACATACCATCTGCCGCTGTAAAAGACGGTGCAAATAATAGTTTAACCAAATACAAGACCTGGAAGTTTAAAACAGGAACAGCAGCAACTACCATAATTGATAAAGGCATTAAAAATGTTACTGTCCAGAAAGATGTATTTTACCACGTGTACAACTGGACAACGTACAGGTACAGCAGCTACAATGTGAAAACATTTTTAACCAACACCACCTACCTCCTAGGTACACCTTACATGGTAGTTAAAGATGTCATTAACATTAAAAAGGTGGGCACCAACAAATTAATGGTTGCAGAAGCAGTGACTTCCGCAAGTGAGAAAACCACCACGTATACTAACTACTACAGATACAGCGGTGCAAACGCGGTTAACTTTTACAACTATATCTTTAAAAAGTACTTTTTAAAGCCGTACATGACCTAA
- a CDS encoding right-handed parallel beta-helix repeat-containing protein, protein MKMKKLGIVVFLVAIAVTMGSASATTINVNSGMSNTDIQNYITGATAGDTINFAPGTYTGTYLTTTKSLNFVGNGAVLVGDGSHNVLTISSTTGTNITGFVVNVNGLKNGITGQYVYNCRIENNTIRNGGDAINIYKQYGSLTINNNTINNMSTSYGDGISLVNCLNAETSTSTTVTNNVIDDTDYGIFLGGYFKGTVTGNTLTNIGATGMNITGKNAATTGNLYANITNNDITSNGIGISMENPDVVYLNLTGNTVSSGSDSLHKGYYYYRDPSIQLINDPDDNDYNNVWDPLTSNGH, encoded by the coding sequence ATGAAAATGAAAAAATTAGGAATAGTGGTCTTTTTAGTGGCCATTGCAGTTACAATGGGCTCAGCATCAGCAACCACTATAAATGTAAACTCGGGTATGAGCAATACTGACATTCAGAACTACATTACAGGCGCTACAGCCGGAGATACTATAAACTTCGCACCAGGAACTTATACTGGCACTTATTTGACTACTACCAAATCCCTGAATTTTGTAGGTAATGGAGCAGTCCTTGTAGGTGATGGAAGTCATAATGTCCTGACTATTTCAAGTACAACTGGAACAAACATAACTGGTTTCGTAGTCAATGTCAATGGGCTGAAAAATGGTATAACTGGACAGTATGTGTATAACTGCCGGATTGAAAACAATACTATACGAAATGGTGGAGATGCTATCAATATCTACAAACAGTACGGAAGTCTCACAATCAACAATAACACCATAAACAACATGAGTACCAGCTATGGTGATGGTATTTCACTTGTAAACTGTTTAAATGCTGAAACAAGCACTTCCACAACAGTTACAAACAACGTTATAGACGATACTGATTACGGTATATTCCTGGGCGGATATTTCAAAGGAACTGTTACAGGTAACACCTTAACTAACATTGGCGCTACTGGAATGAACATAACTGGAAAAAATGCCGCAACTACCGGTAACTTATATGCAAATATAACCAACAACGATATAACTTCAAATGGTATAGGCATATCCATGGAAAACCCAGATGTAGTATATCTCAACTTAACAGGTAACACAGTATCCAGTGGTTCAGACAGCCTGCATAAAGGTTACTACTACTACAGAGACCCAAGCATACAGTTAATAAACGATCCAGATGACAACGACTACAATAATGTATGGGATCCTTTAACATCTAATGGCCATTAA
- a CDS encoding chitobiase/beta-hexosaminidase C-terminal domain-containing protein, whose protein sequence is MKYNKLPIFLVFALLACILTVGSVSAADTNNPTGLANSSYPEYGINNNHTSQSNYTGPQTNTTKWNNTVSTLNGTVNGTISGGSAVTGSDGTIYFGSSTGFYALNPNGTVKWTYDIRPVYSAPAIGADGTIYVCNITALYALTDSGTYATPKWNYTLAGQSMGISIAPNGNIYLGTSNGYLYSITDNGTSAIINWIYHTSAIDTYASAPSIGSDGTLYVLNGKVLTAITDNGDGTYTVKWTYSYKSSTYGGISIGSDGTIYVGTSKVLYAVTDNGDTYTVKWSYTPGSTIYCTPAISSDGTIYILTGDGTKSTLYAITDNGDGTYTVKWSYDVGLCNGRCGITIGADGTIYFGTMTGMYAITDNGDYGTLKWNYTTNGTIQSAPVIGSDGTLYVGTTTGVFYAFQDLTADFTNTSATNGTVTFTDNSTNIPTSWSWDFGDGATSTEQNPTHTYSKSGKYTVTLTVTNADGVQDTTSKTIYIVLASANPVGGNYSNGKTVNLATDDTNATIYYTLNGTDPTLYGTKYTGPLTISKTTTVKYAAVDNGNWSSVYTQTYTIAPSVTASPVGGSYNTSKTVTLKTDDTNAVIYYTTNGTDPKLYGTKYTSPITISKTTTLKYVAVKDGNWGIVTTQTYAIDKTAPTASANYKSGWYNKNLKITLKMSEAGTIYYITTGATSSKKYTGAFTISKSTTLKFRAVDKAGNKSPVYTVKYIIDKTKPYVKSMYPKKSKTGISRSKTLYLKFSENLKTSINWSKVYIKNLKTGKKVSVKKIIKNNILYLKTGKRSTNTWYRIYIPAAAIKDKAGNNAKGYTWTFKTGRY, encoded by the coding sequence TTGAAATACAATAAACTACCCATATTCCTGGTTTTTGCTTTGCTCGCCTGTATTTTAACAGTGGGAAGCGTCAGCGCGGCTGACACTAATAACCCCACAGGCCTTGCAAACTCATCATACCCCGAATATGGGATAAACAACAACCACACCAGCCAGTCTAACTACACAGGCCCGCAGACAAACACCACCAAATGGAATAATACAGTAAGCACTCTTAATGGTACTGTTAATGGTACTATTAGTGGTGGATCTGCAGTTACTGGGTCAGACGGTACTATATATTTTGGAAGTAGCACTGGTTTTTACGCATTGAATCCAAACGGGACAGTTAAATGGACTTATGATATCAGACCAGTATATAGCGCTCCAGCTATTGGTGCTGACGGGACCATCTATGTTTGTAACATCACAGCTTTGTATGCATTAACTGATAGCGGAACCTACGCAACACCAAAATGGAATTACACCCTTGCAGGGCAATCCATGGGCATTTCAATTGCTCCAAATGGAAATATTTACCTTGGGACCAGTAATGGTTATCTGTACTCCATAACAGACAACGGGACATCTGCAATAATAAACTGGATCTATCATACCAGCGCTATCGATACTTATGCTTCTGCTCCATCTATTGGGTCTGACGGAACCCTCTATGTTCTTAATGGAAAGGTCTTGACGGCCATAACAGACAACGGAGACGGTACATACACCGTTAAATGGACATACTCCTATAAATCTTCAACGTACGGTGGTATTTCTATTGGTTCAGATGGGACCATTTATGTTGGAACCAGTAAGGTTTTGTATGCCGTAACAGACAATGGCGATACTTATACCGTTAAATGGAGTTATACTCCAGGCTCAACTATTTACTGCACACCTGCAATCAGTTCAGATGGAACTATTTATATTCTAACCGGTGATGGCACTAAATCCACTTTATATGCCATAACAGACAACGGAGACGGTACATACACCGTTAAATGGAGTTACGATGTTGGACTATGCAATGGTCGATGTGGAATTACTATCGGGGCAGACGGGACCATATACTTCGGGACCATGACAGGCATGTACGCTATAACCGATAACGGGGACTATGGAACATTAAAATGGAACTATACCACAAATGGTACTATTCAGAGTGCCCCTGTAATCGGCTCTGACGGCACACTATACGTTGGAACTACCACAGGTGTTTTCTACGCATTCCAGGATTTAACAGCTGACTTCACAAACACCAGCGCCACAAACGGCACTGTAACTTTCACCGATAACTCTACTAATATTCCAACCAGTTGGAGTTGGGACTTTGGTGATGGTGCAACCAGCACAGAACAAAACCCAACACACACATACAGCAAATCAGGCAAATACACGGTCACTTTAACTGTAACCAACGCTGACGGTGTTCAGGACACAACAAGCAAAACCATTTACATTGTTTTAGCATCTGCTAACCCTGTTGGTGGAAATTACAGTAATGGTAAGACTGTAAATTTAGCCACAGACGACACCAATGCCACAATCTACTACACATTAAACGGGACAGACCCAACACTCTACGGAACCAAATACACCGGTCCGCTTACAATAAGTAAAACAACCACTGTAAAATACGCAGCAGTGGACAACGGCAACTGGAGCTCAGTCTACACCCAAACCTACACCATCGCGCCTAGCGTAACCGCTAGTCCTGTTGGAGGAAGCTACAACACATCAAAAACTGTAACACTGAAAACAGACGATACCAATGCTGTTATTTACTACACAACCAACGGAACCGACCCTAAACTTTACGGAACCAAATACACCAGCCCAATCACCATAAGCAAAACCACAACCCTAAAATACGTGGCTGTAAAAGATGGTAACTGGGGCATTGTCACAACACAAACCTACGCCATAGACAAAACCGCACCAACCGCAAGTGCTAATTATAAAAGCGGATGGTACAACAAAAACCTGAAAATCACCCTAAAAATGAGCGAAGCAGGAACCATCTACTACATCACCACTGGAGCAACAAGCAGCAAAAAATACACCGGAGCATTCACCATAAGCAAAAGCACAACCCTAAAATTCCGGGCAGTAGACAAAGCAGGAAACAAATCACCAGTTTACACAGTAAAATACATAATCGACAAAACAAAACCATACGTAAAATCAATGTACCCCAAAAAAAGCAAAACCGGCATTTCCAGGTCAAAAACACTCTACCTTAAATTCAGCGAAAACCTCAAAACCAGCATAAACTGGTCCAAAGTCTACATCAAAAACTTAAAAACAGGCAAAAAAGTATCAGTAAAGAAAATAATCAAAAACAACATACTGTACCTCAAAACAGGCAAAAGATCAACCAACACATGGTACAGAATTTACATCCCAGCAGCAGCAATAAAAGACAAAGCAGGAAACAACGCTAAAGGCTACACATGGACATTCAAAACAGGAAGATACTAA